The following proteins come from a genomic window of Nitrospira sp.:
- a CDS encoding iron-sulfur cluster assembly accessory protein, whose product MQEDKETVGLRVFVKDGGCHGFQYGMSLESSMQEDDTIVEQGAVKIIMDSQSAPLLIGTEGIMWSTYRVQGLSCRTRAPRARVGAAVCSVHKAAFTPVGSYELMA is encoded by the coding sequence ATGCAAGAGGACAAGGAGACGGTTGGGCTTCGAGTATTTGTCAAAGATGGGGGATGTCATGGATTTCAGTACGGGATGTCACTGGAGTCCTCGATGCAAGAAGATGATACGATCGTTGAACAGGGTGCCGTCAAAATCATCATGGATTCGCAGAGCGCTCCATTGCTGATCGGGACGGAAGGGATTATGTGGAGCACATACAGGGTTCAGGGTTTGTCATGTAGAACCCGAGCGCCAAGGGCACGTGTGGGTGCGGCGGTTTGTTCAGTGCATAAGGCGGCATTCACACCGGTAGGTAGTTATGAGCTTATGGCGTGA